The sequence below is a genomic window from Uranotaenia lowii strain MFRU-FL chromosome 2, ASM2978415v1, whole genome shotgun sequence.
tccgaaacatctggtgctcacgccagatctctctacgaactaaaatcCGAATCGTCAACTCAAACGCCAAagccgtattgctgtacgggtgcgaaacagTGCGGTACTGTTGTCTATTCACCAGATAAGACTCGATCCAATGTAGGATGTTTCCTTCAATACCAATTCGCGCTGATGTATCCAAAATTTCGTTGATTCCTGCAACATCAAAGATAGATGCAGTCCATTTGGAATCCCTTGACCATCCAATCTAATACTGCAATTGATTTGTCAATCGAACTAAATCATGGCTGCGGTCGGCTCAAGATCTTCATTAAAAGTGAGGCCGTTTCAGAGCAAGATCTTCGACCCCATACACAGCATAGTGGCTTTGTAGTTTATCTTTCCGTTCTTCCCACCATGTATTCGTTGACGCGTTACTGGTGCGTTGGCGATACGCACGACTACTAGCGCCATCTCTTGTCATATTTCGATAAGTTTGGCTACTTCTGTGCTCGGGAATTTAAGGGTGGTTCTCCTTCTATACTCACTAGCCTGATAATGTGATAAAtagtagagaaaaaaatttcgagcGTAGGGTTGCGTTTAATGCCATACATTGAGATTTCTACTTTCAACGTGCATCACTCAAATCAGCTGATTGAACCGATTACACACATGCGCTTCTAATGGTGAGTATACTATACAAAAAAGATAAATCCTCCGCCAGTGCAACACTGCGCTGGCGCTTGTTAGTATAAGTCATCCAAGCAGACCTTGACATTTTTTTCGCAACGCTAAGTGTTGATGTGGGCTCAAACGATTCTTTTAGTCAAACTCGTTTTTCTGCTTTGGGAGTTGCTTTAAAGCTATATTTAGAAATGATAGATGTTAATATTTACATTCATTATAAAATAAAGATTCACTTACATTCTAGTTTTCGTCCTACCAACATCAACATATTTCATCAGTTTATCATTCTTTCTATACAgatttactttgtttttaaattcaattttcactgCTCAAATTAACTTCCACTTCTAATTTCCTGTCGCTGCTTACTGAccgttattttttcactttcactaCTTTTCTACCTTCGTGCTCTCCCTTCCGTCGATAATGCAGTTTGCTGCTGTTTGACAAGGGGTCTCTCGATGTAACATACTTCTCCCCGTAACACTATTCCGATTGAATAGTTTTACTAATCTGCACTGATGATTCGACTGTAGAACGATCCAATATACATCTTACTGTATTCACCTTGTTGAACCCACACATATGCAGTTTTCATAACCGCACGTTTGCCAATCTTTTCTCGCCTTCAGTAGAAGGTCATCAGCTTTCAAACTTTTACATCATAAAACCGTTTCGTTTAAATCCAAACGTATTCATCTTACAGTTCAGTATTTGTATGTAGAAGCTCATGATGTTGCCTCTGACATCCGTTTTCATTACAGCGCCGATGACTTGGGCATAACCATCTTCCATCGATTTTACCATGTTGTCCTAAACACGTTTTGCACCATTGCATTTTGTGGATCACTTTCCACCGTTCGGCAGTCGATAAGCTTTTGAACCAATCACAACTTTCTGCCTTATGTTCTCCACGCTGACAATGGTTGCAAACACTCATGTCATCATCCGCTATCGTTGACTCCATATCTTTTGATTGATTCCACGATTTTCCATGAAAGTTGACATACGATCTATCACGTTGCATCCATTCGGCTGTAGATTTTCTAGATTGAGGAAGTACGTGTAAAACAACTGAGCTTGCTTCGTGTATGGTTCGTTCcataaatcttccaaaatctttCAGATTTACTGACGGCAAACTAGAACGATAACGTACCCAATCCGTTTTGTTGGCAACAGGTAATTTTTCGATAAGCTCCTGTAGCAAAATTGGATTCGAAAGATGATCGCTTTGTTCAGTGGCGACCATGTGATCACACATATTTACTACTGCCATGCCGAACATAATAAGCATATCCAACCTTTCCGGTTTTGGTGGTGGCGTTTCCCTTACCTTCTTaatcaatgaataaataattaattctgGCTTACCGAACAACATCTTCAGTGATTTGATGATGGACCCTACCGATGATGGAATCAACAACCGGCTACGAACCGAATCCAGAGCGATGCCTTTTAAACTTCGTTGAAGCCTCGCTAAATTTTCAACATCAGTATACCCACACGCTTCAGTCGTCATTTTATAATGGCTGTAAAAAATGGGCCACTCCTCAGGGCTACCCCAAAATAACGGAAGATCTTTGGACATGACTTGACGGGCGGCAATTTGATCGGGCGAAAGCACAATTCTTCCTGATTTAACATAGCACTCTTCTTGAAGAACTTCACACCCAACTGGTTGGATCCCCTTTGAAGTTGCTTGTTGTGGCACCCGACTTGTGCTCGGCGATTCATAATTTTCACGTTTCTGTACAGTAACCTCTATTGGATTTGCACTTCCAGCTGCTTCTTGTGCTACTCGAAAATCTGTATTTCGTCCCAAGAACAGGTAAGGCGTCGATTTGGCGGGTGGATTCACAAATTCGTTGGCGGGAAGAGTATAGTAATTTGTAACACCACTTGTATTTTCAGCTGATTTTCGGTAGCACGCATTCGTTTGAGACTCCTTCTCGACCTCTGCAATTTTGACCGTATGAAATTGGTTTTCTAACGCTGTGGCAGCCACCAGCTTCTCCTGAACTGGATCGACATCACACACACTTTCGTTTTCCTTCAACCAATCCTCTACTTTACTTGGGATTCGCAGACTATGAATGCTCACTCGACTTGCGTTGCTAGATTCTTCTTCCAATTGTCGTTCCAATGAATGTTTGTTTTGCAGATATTCTAAAGCTTCTCGGTTTTGTTCCTTTTGTAACTGTTCCTCCTGCTCCAGTAACATCCGGCGT
It includes:
- the LOC129742478 gene encoding uncharacterized protein LOC129742478 gives rise to the protein MSRKMEQSAQTEVFSCVICPLPDSQEDMMQCRKCSAWVHYSCGGAANESEARKLDYVCPKCLAEKCSESMSLKSGNSITSRRSEALALRLQQLEEEKLLREQQKKAQRELQEKRRMLLEQEEQLQKEQNREALEYLQNKHSLERQLEEESSNASRVSIHSLRIPSKVEDWLKENESVCDVDPVQEKLVAATALENQFHTVKIAEVEKESQTNACYRKSAENTSGVTNYYTLPANEFVNPPAKSTPYLFLGRNTDFRVAQEAAGSANPIEVTVQKRENYESPSTSRVPQQATSKGIQPVGCEVLQEECYVKSGRIVLSPDQIAARQVMSKDLPLFWGSPEEWPIFYSHYKMTTEACGYTDVENLARLQRSLKGIALDSVRSRLLIPSSVGSIIKSLKMLFGKPELIIYSLIKKVRETPPPKPERLDMLIMFGMAVVNMCDHMVATEQSDHLSNPILLQELIEKLPVANKTDWVRYRSSLPSVNLKDFGRFMERTIHEASSVVLHVLPQSRKSTAEWMQRDRSYVNFHGKSWNQSKDMESTIADDDMSVCNHCQRGEHKAESCDWFKSLSTAERWKVIHKMQWCKTCLGQHGKIDGRWLCPSHRRCNENGCQRQHHELLHTNTEL